In Musa acuminata AAA Group cultivar baxijiao chromosome BXJ2-10, Cavendish_Baxijiao_AAA, whole genome shotgun sequence, a genomic segment contains:
- the LOC135625396 gene encoding probable LRR receptor-like serine/threonine-protein kinase At1g05700 isoform X1 → MSALFIFFGFFCSILAARILVHAQQAYIDTGENHNISSDYLPNADAVQNTNLRSFSDNTRNCYTLKPVLQGNKYMIRAAFMYGNYDGKNRIPRFNIYIGANLWDTFKFETASAVYGAETMIVASADFISVCLVGIGDGAPFISSLALRFLGGLYSVLNTSNFLFNPVRYDLGSVTNRSIRYPFDHYDRMWTPDNRLPSKSSLLSRNTSSNISSSQDDGFRVPIRVMRTFVTPSNGSNINIPWDMTPDPTIQQHIVLHLAEIQLLRSNESRIFDILNEKLWYGAFSPRYLQTDHIFTTEPINQRSNMIRISKAANSTLPPILNAIEVYQVKSFSELATDNGDVDAITDVKKTYHIEKNWIGDPCSTRNYTWEGLGCSYDSSMSRRIVNLSLADYGLSGKIAASFAKLGALIYLNLANNSLSGEIPEALGELHFLQELDLSNNQLKGPVPTLLQIRSENQSLILRIGGNSGLCYGSNSCQSQRKLSVTIIIVIVVIAAAFLLMVAACMWKIRRKQAGSLKPQKEGHSRGHLKDKNELFELKSRQFTFEDLVVITKSFQHAIGKGGFGIVYLGELQDGTQVAVKVNSQSSSQGINEFQAEGELLTRIHHKNLVSLVGYCEDGNYLALVYEYMAQGSLEDHLRGKSSTTRILNWIQRLQIAIEAAQGLEYLHSGCKPPIIHRDVKPSNILLNHKGEAKISDFGVSRIFQGDQTHVSTAVVGTMGYLDPDYFFSCKLTEKSDVYSFGVVLLELITGLPAILRNPDRGQLVHWILASGDINAVIDDRMQGEYDANSVSMAAEIAMKCTLPTSIERPTMSEVVMQLKECLALELFSGTTQIHDTSEICTNCDDSVELSSSTTTTNRRQNDDSELSSAGITTSYYQNESAVSQTSALLHQGCDFSKY, encoded by the exons ATGTCGGCTCTCTTCATCTTCTTCGGCTTCTTCTGCTCTATTTTGGCTGCAAGAATTTTAGTTCACGCCCAGCAAG CATACATTGATACAGGAGAAAATCATAATATTTCTAGTGATTATCTACCCAATGCAGACGCAGTTCAGAACACGAACCTGAGAAGCTTTTCTGATAACACTCGAAACTGCTATACTCTGAAGCCCGTCCTCCAGGGGAACAAGTATATGATCAGAGCTGCATTCATGTATGGAAATTATGATGGCAAGAATCGGATACCACGGTTTAACATTTACATAGGGGCAAATCTTTGGGATACCTTtaagtttgaaactgcatctgcaGTTTATGGGGCAGAGACTATGATTGTTGCTTCAGCAGATTTTATATCAGTATGCCTTGTCGGCATTGGAGACGGGGCACCATTTATATCATCATTGGCTCTAAGGTTTCTGGGTGGACTTTACAGTGTTCTCAACACATCAAATTTCCTTTTCAACCCTGTACGGTATGACCTGGGGTCAGTCACTAATCGTTCAATCAG gtatccatttgatcaTTATGATCGCATGTGGACTCCTGACAACCGCTTACCTTCGAAGTCATCGCTTTTGTCGCGGAATACTTCCTCGAATATCAGTAGCTCGCAAGACGATGGCTTTCGAGTTCCAATAAGAGTCATGAGAACTTTTGTCACACCATCTAATGGCTCCAACATAAATATCCCTTGGGATATGACTCCTGACCCTACAATACAACAACACATTGTTCTGCACTTGGCAGAGATCCAGTTGCTTAGGAGCAACGAATCGCGGATATTTgacatcttgaatgaaaaattgtGGTATGGAGCTTTCAGCCCTCGATACTTGCAGACAGATCATATATTCACCACAGAGCCTATAAATCAAAGATCCAACATGATTAGAATATCAAAGGCAGCCAATTCCACCCTTCCGCCAATTTTGAATGCGATAGAAGTCTACCAAGTGAAGAGCTTCTCAGAGTTGGCTACAGATAATGGAGATG TTGATGCAATCACGGATGTGAAGAAAACATACCACATAGAGAAAAATTGGATAGGGGATCCGTGTAGTACAAGAAATTACACTTGGGAAGGACTGGGTTGCAGTTACGATAGCTCCATGTCACGAAGAATTGTAAATCT TAGCTTGGCTGATTATGGATTGTCTGGAAAAATTGCTGCTTCTTTTGCGAAGCTTGGAGCTTTGATATACTT GAACTTAGCAAATAATAGTCTGTCAGGAGAAATACCTGAAGCACTTGGAGAATTACATTTTCTACAAGAACT AGACTTGTCGAACAACCAACTGAAAGGGCCGGTTCCTACTCTTCTTCAAATAAGATCAGAAAACCAGTCTCTTATATTAAG AATTGGGGGCAATTCTGGTCTTTGTTATGGAAGCAATTCATGTCAGAGTCAACGGAAGTTATCAGTCACCATCATCATTGTTATAGTGGTAATTGCAGCAGCATTCCTGCTGATGGTGGCAGCATGTATGTGGAAAATTAGGCGGAAGCAAGCAG GTTCTTTGAAGCCACAGAAGGAAGGTCACTCCAGAGGACATCTAAAAGATAAAAATGAGCTATTTGAATTAAAAAGTAGACAATTCACATTTGAAGATCTTGTGGTTATTACCAAAAGCTTTCAGCATGCCATTGGTAAAGGAGGATTTGGGATAGTTTACCTTGGTGAATTACAAGATGGAACTCAAGTTGCTGTCAAGGTGAATTCTCAATCATCATCGCAGGGGATAAACGAGTTTCAAGCTGAG GGAGAACTCTTGACAAGGATACATCATAAGAATCTTGTGTCTTTGGTTGGATATTGTGAAGATGGCAACTATCTAGCGCTTGTCTACGAGTATATGGCCCAAGGAAGTCTTGAGGATCATCTTCGAG GTAAAAGTAGTACCACCAGAATCTTAAACTGGATTCAGAGACTCCAAATTGCAATTGAGGCTGCCCAAG GCCTGGAATATCTTCATAGTGGATGCAAGCCGCCTATAATCCACAGGGATGTGAAGCCTTCCAACATCCTTCTCAACCACAAAGGAGAGGCCAAAATATCCGACTTTGGGGTGTCCAGGATTTTCCAAGGTGACCAAACTCATGTATCAACTGCTGTGGTTGGCACCATGGGATATCTTGATCCAGA TTACTTTTTCAGTTGCAAGCTGACCGAGAAAAGTGATGTATATAGTTTTGGGGTGGTTCTCTTGGAGTTGATCACAGGTCTTCCTGCTATATTGAGAAATCCAGATAGGGGGCAACTCGTTCACTGGATACTTGCATCGGGAGACATCAACGCTGTGATAGATGACAGAATGCAAGGTGAATATGATGCTAACTCAGTTTCAATGGCTGCAGAAATAGCAATGAAGTGTACGCTGCCTACCTCCATTGAGAGGCCAACCATGAGTGAAGTGGTGATGCAGTTGAAGGAATGCCTGGCACTGGAGCTTTTTTCTGGCACCACCCAGATCCATGACACATCCGAAATTTGCACAAACTGTGATGATTCGGTCGAGTTATCTTCCTCAACGACGACTACGAACCGTCGTCAAAATGATGACTCAGAATTGTCTTCTGCAGGAATCACCACCAGCTATTATCAAAATGAGTCTGCTGTGTCCCAAACCTCAGCTTTGCTTCACCAGGGATGCGATTTCAGTAAGTATTGA
- the LOC135625396 gene encoding probable LRR receptor-like serine/threonine-protein kinase At1g05700 isoform X5, with protein sequence MSALFIFFGFFCSILAARILVHAQQDAVQNTNLRSFSDNTRNCYTLKPVLQGNKYMIRAAFMYGNYDGKNRIPRFNIYIGANLWDTFKFETASAVYGAETMIVASADFISVCLVGIGDGAPFISSLALRFLGGLYSVLNTSNFLFNPVRYDLGSVTNRSIRYPFDHYDRMWTPDNRLPSKSSLLSRNTSSNISSSQDDGFRVPIRVMRTFVTPSNGSNINIPWDMTPDPTIQQHIVLHLAEIQLLRSNESRIFDILNEKLWYGAFSPRYLQTDHIFTTEPINQRSNMIRISKAANSTLPPILNAIEVYQVKSFSELATDNGDVDAITDVKKTYHIEKNWIGDPCSTRNYTWEGLGCSYDSSMSRRIVNLSLADYGLSGKIAASFAKLGALIYLNLANNSLSGEIPEALGELHFLQELDLSNNQLKGPVPTLLQIRSENQSLILRIGGNSGLCYGSNSCQSQRKLSVTIIIVIVVIAAAFLLMVAACMWKIRRKQAGSLKPQKEGHSRGHLKDKNELFELKSRQFTFEDLVVITKSFQHAIGKGGFGIVYLGELQDGTQVAVKVNSQSSSQGINEFQAEGELLTRIHHKNLVSLVGYCEDGNYLALVYEYMAQGSLEDHLRGKSSTTRILNWIQRLQIAIEAAQGLEYLHSGCKPPIIHRDVKPSNILLNHKGEAKISDFGVSRIFQGDQTHVSTAVVGTMGYLDPDYFFSCKLTEKSDVYSFGVVLLELITGLPAILRNPDRGQLVHWILASGDINAVIDDRMQGEYDANSVSMAAEIAMKCTLPTSIERPTMSEVVMQLKECLALELFSGTTQIHDTSEICTNCDDSVELSSSTTTTNRRQNDDSELSSAGITTSYYQNESAVSQTSALLHQGCDFSKY encoded by the exons ATGTCGGCTCTCTTCATCTTCTTCGGCTTCTTCTGCTCTATTTTGGCTGCAAGAATTTTAGTTCACGCCCAGCAAG ACGCAGTTCAGAACACGAACCTGAGAAGCTTTTCTGATAACACTCGAAACTGCTATACTCTGAAGCCCGTCCTCCAGGGGAACAAGTATATGATCAGAGCTGCATTCATGTATGGAAATTATGATGGCAAGAATCGGATACCACGGTTTAACATTTACATAGGGGCAAATCTTTGGGATACCTTtaagtttgaaactgcatctgcaGTTTATGGGGCAGAGACTATGATTGTTGCTTCAGCAGATTTTATATCAGTATGCCTTGTCGGCATTGGAGACGGGGCACCATTTATATCATCATTGGCTCTAAGGTTTCTGGGTGGACTTTACAGTGTTCTCAACACATCAAATTTCCTTTTCAACCCTGTACGGTATGACCTGGGGTCAGTCACTAATCGTTCAATCAG gtatccatttgatcaTTATGATCGCATGTGGACTCCTGACAACCGCTTACCTTCGAAGTCATCGCTTTTGTCGCGGAATACTTCCTCGAATATCAGTAGCTCGCAAGACGATGGCTTTCGAGTTCCAATAAGAGTCATGAGAACTTTTGTCACACCATCTAATGGCTCCAACATAAATATCCCTTGGGATATGACTCCTGACCCTACAATACAACAACACATTGTTCTGCACTTGGCAGAGATCCAGTTGCTTAGGAGCAACGAATCGCGGATATTTgacatcttgaatgaaaaattgtGGTATGGAGCTTTCAGCCCTCGATACTTGCAGACAGATCATATATTCACCACAGAGCCTATAAATCAAAGATCCAACATGATTAGAATATCAAAGGCAGCCAATTCCACCCTTCCGCCAATTTTGAATGCGATAGAAGTCTACCAAGTGAAGAGCTTCTCAGAGTTGGCTACAGATAATGGAGATG TTGATGCAATCACGGATGTGAAGAAAACATACCACATAGAGAAAAATTGGATAGGGGATCCGTGTAGTACAAGAAATTACACTTGGGAAGGACTGGGTTGCAGTTACGATAGCTCCATGTCACGAAGAATTGTAAATCT TAGCTTGGCTGATTATGGATTGTCTGGAAAAATTGCTGCTTCTTTTGCGAAGCTTGGAGCTTTGATATACTT GAACTTAGCAAATAATAGTCTGTCAGGAGAAATACCTGAAGCACTTGGAGAATTACATTTTCTACAAGAACT AGACTTGTCGAACAACCAACTGAAAGGGCCGGTTCCTACTCTTCTTCAAATAAGATCAGAAAACCAGTCTCTTATATTAAG AATTGGGGGCAATTCTGGTCTTTGTTATGGAAGCAATTCATGTCAGAGTCAACGGAAGTTATCAGTCACCATCATCATTGTTATAGTGGTAATTGCAGCAGCATTCCTGCTGATGGTGGCAGCATGTATGTGGAAAATTAGGCGGAAGCAAGCAG GTTCTTTGAAGCCACAGAAGGAAGGTCACTCCAGAGGACATCTAAAAGATAAAAATGAGCTATTTGAATTAAAAAGTAGACAATTCACATTTGAAGATCTTGTGGTTATTACCAAAAGCTTTCAGCATGCCATTGGTAAAGGAGGATTTGGGATAGTTTACCTTGGTGAATTACAAGATGGAACTCAAGTTGCTGTCAAGGTGAATTCTCAATCATCATCGCAGGGGATAAACGAGTTTCAAGCTGAG GGAGAACTCTTGACAAGGATACATCATAAGAATCTTGTGTCTTTGGTTGGATATTGTGAAGATGGCAACTATCTAGCGCTTGTCTACGAGTATATGGCCCAAGGAAGTCTTGAGGATCATCTTCGAG GTAAAAGTAGTACCACCAGAATCTTAAACTGGATTCAGAGACTCCAAATTGCAATTGAGGCTGCCCAAG GCCTGGAATATCTTCATAGTGGATGCAAGCCGCCTATAATCCACAGGGATGTGAAGCCTTCCAACATCCTTCTCAACCACAAAGGAGAGGCCAAAATATCCGACTTTGGGGTGTCCAGGATTTTCCAAGGTGACCAAACTCATGTATCAACTGCTGTGGTTGGCACCATGGGATATCTTGATCCAGA TTACTTTTTCAGTTGCAAGCTGACCGAGAAAAGTGATGTATATAGTTTTGGGGTGGTTCTCTTGGAGTTGATCACAGGTCTTCCTGCTATATTGAGAAATCCAGATAGGGGGCAACTCGTTCACTGGATACTTGCATCGGGAGACATCAACGCTGTGATAGATGACAGAATGCAAGGTGAATATGATGCTAACTCAGTTTCAATGGCTGCAGAAATAGCAATGAAGTGTACGCTGCCTACCTCCATTGAGAGGCCAACCATGAGTGAAGTGGTGATGCAGTTGAAGGAATGCCTGGCACTGGAGCTTTTTTCTGGCACCACCCAGATCCATGACACATCCGAAATTTGCACAAACTGTGATGATTCGGTCGAGTTATCTTCCTCAACGACGACTACGAACCGTCGTCAAAATGATGACTCAGAATTGTCTTCTGCAGGAATCACCACCAGCTATTATCAAAATGAGTCTGCTGTGTCCCAAACCTCAGCTTTGCTTCACCAGGGATGCGATTTCAGTAAGTATTGA
- the LOC135625396 gene encoding probable LRR receptor-like serine/threonine-protein kinase At1g05700 isoform X3, translating to MSALFIFFGFFCSILAARILVHAQQGENHNISSDYLPNADAVQNTNLRSFSDNTRNCYTLKPVLQGNKYMIRAAFMYGNYDGKNRIPRFNIYIGANLWDTFKFETASAVYGAETMIVASADFISVCLVGIGDGAPFISSLALRFLGGLYSVLNTSNFLFNPVRYDLGSVTNRSIRYPFDHYDRMWTPDNRLPSKSSLLSRNTSSNISSSQDDGFRVPIRVMRTFVTPSNGSNINIPWDMTPDPTIQQHIVLHLAEIQLLRSNESRIFDILNEKLWYGAFSPRYLQTDHIFTTEPINQRSNMIRISKAANSTLPPILNAIEVYQVKSFSELATDNGDVDAITDVKKTYHIEKNWIGDPCSTRNYTWEGLGCSYDSSMSRRIVNLSLADYGLSGKIAASFAKLGALIYLNLANNSLSGEIPEALGELHFLQELDLSNNQLKGPVPTLLQIRSENQSLILRIGGNSGLCYGSNSCQSQRKLSVTIIIVIVVIAAAFLLMVAACMWKIRRKQAGSLKPQKEGHSRGHLKDKNELFELKSRQFTFEDLVVITKSFQHAIGKGGFGIVYLGELQDGTQVAVKVNSQSSSQGINEFQAEGELLTRIHHKNLVSLVGYCEDGNYLALVYEYMAQGSLEDHLRGKSSTTRILNWIQRLQIAIEAAQGLEYLHSGCKPPIIHRDVKPSNILLNHKGEAKISDFGVSRIFQGDQTHVSTAVVGTMGYLDPDYFFSCKLTEKSDVYSFGVVLLELITGLPAILRNPDRGQLVHWILASGDINAVIDDRMQGEYDANSVSMAAEIAMKCTLPTSIERPTMSEVVMQLKECLALELFSGTTQIHDTSEICTNCDDSVELSSSTTTTNRRQNDDSELSSAGITTSYYQNESAVSQTSALLHQGCDFSKY from the exons ATGTCGGCTCTCTTCATCTTCTTCGGCTTCTTCTGCTCTATTTTGGCTGCAAGAATTTTAGTTCACGCCCAGCAAG GAGAAAATCATAATATTTCTAGTGATTATCTACCCAATGCAGACGCAGTTCAGAACACGAACCTGAGAAGCTTTTCTGATAACACTCGAAACTGCTATACTCTGAAGCCCGTCCTCCAGGGGAACAAGTATATGATCAGAGCTGCATTCATGTATGGAAATTATGATGGCAAGAATCGGATACCACGGTTTAACATTTACATAGGGGCAAATCTTTGGGATACCTTtaagtttgaaactgcatctgcaGTTTATGGGGCAGAGACTATGATTGTTGCTTCAGCAGATTTTATATCAGTATGCCTTGTCGGCATTGGAGACGGGGCACCATTTATATCATCATTGGCTCTAAGGTTTCTGGGTGGACTTTACAGTGTTCTCAACACATCAAATTTCCTTTTCAACCCTGTACGGTATGACCTGGGGTCAGTCACTAATCGTTCAATCAG gtatccatttgatcaTTATGATCGCATGTGGACTCCTGACAACCGCTTACCTTCGAAGTCATCGCTTTTGTCGCGGAATACTTCCTCGAATATCAGTAGCTCGCAAGACGATGGCTTTCGAGTTCCAATAAGAGTCATGAGAACTTTTGTCACACCATCTAATGGCTCCAACATAAATATCCCTTGGGATATGACTCCTGACCCTACAATACAACAACACATTGTTCTGCACTTGGCAGAGATCCAGTTGCTTAGGAGCAACGAATCGCGGATATTTgacatcttgaatgaaaaattgtGGTATGGAGCTTTCAGCCCTCGATACTTGCAGACAGATCATATATTCACCACAGAGCCTATAAATCAAAGATCCAACATGATTAGAATATCAAAGGCAGCCAATTCCACCCTTCCGCCAATTTTGAATGCGATAGAAGTCTACCAAGTGAAGAGCTTCTCAGAGTTGGCTACAGATAATGGAGATG TTGATGCAATCACGGATGTGAAGAAAACATACCACATAGAGAAAAATTGGATAGGGGATCCGTGTAGTACAAGAAATTACACTTGGGAAGGACTGGGTTGCAGTTACGATAGCTCCATGTCACGAAGAATTGTAAATCT TAGCTTGGCTGATTATGGATTGTCTGGAAAAATTGCTGCTTCTTTTGCGAAGCTTGGAGCTTTGATATACTT GAACTTAGCAAATAATAGTCTGTCAGGAGAAATACCTGAAGCACTTGGAGAATTACATTTTCTACAAGAACT AGACTTGTCGAACAACCAACTGAAAGGGCCGGTTCCTACTCTTCTTCAAATAAGATCAGAAAACCAGTCTCTTATATTAAG AATTGGGGGCAATTCTGGTCTTTGTTATGGAAGCAATTCATGTCAGAGTCAACGGAAGTTATCAGTCACCATCATCATTGTTATAGTGGTAATTGCAGCAGCATTCCTGCTGATGGTGGCAGCATGTATGTGGAAAATTAGGCGGAAGCAAGCAG GTTCTTTGAAGCCACAGAAGGAAGGTCACTCCAGAGGACATCTAAAAGATAAAAATGAGCTATTTGAATTAAAAAGTAGACAATTCACATTTGAAGATCTTGTGGTTATTACCAAAAGCTTTCAGCATGCCATTGGTAAAGGAGGATTTGGGATAGTTTACCTTGGTGAATTACAAGATGGAACTCAAGTTGCTGTCAAGGTGAATTCTCAATCATCATCGCAGGGGATAAACGAGTTTCAAGCTGAG GGAGAACTCTTGACAAGGATACATCATAAGAATCTTGTGTCTTTGGTTGGATATTGTGAAGATGGCAACTATCTAGCGCTTGTCTACGAGTATATGGCCCAAGGAAGTCTTGAGGATCATCTTCGAG GTAAAAGTAGTACCACCAGAATCTTAAACTGGATTCAGAGACTCCAAATTGCAATTGAGGCTGCCCAAG GCCTGGAATATCTTCATAGTGGATGCAAGCCGCCTATAATCCACAGGGATGTGAAGCCTTCCAACATCCTTCTCAACCACAAAGGAGAGGCCAAAATATCCGACTTTGGGGTGTCCAGGATTTTCCAAGGTGACCAAACTCATGTATCAACTGCTGTGGTTGGCACCATGGGATATCTTGATCCAGA TTACTTTTTCAGTTGCAAGCTGACCGAGAAAAGTGATGTATATAGTTTTGGGGTGGTTCTCTTGGAGTTGATCACAGGTCTTCCTGCTATATTGAGAAATCCAGATAGGGGGCAACTCGTTCACTGGATACTTGCATCGGGAGACATCAACGCTGTGATAGATGACAGAATGCAAGGTGAATATGATGCTAACTCAGTTTCAATGGCTGCAGAAATAGCAATGAAGTGTACGCTGCCTACCTCCATTGAGAGGCCAACCATGAGTGAAGTGGTGATGCAGTTGAAGGAATGCCTGGCACTGGAGCTTTTTTCTGGCACCACCCAGATCCATGACACATCCGAAATTTGCACAAACTGTGATGATTCGGTCGAGTTATCTTCCTCAACGACGACTACGAACCGTCGTCAAAATGATGACTCAGAATTGTCTTCTGCAGGAATCACCACCAGCTATTATCAAAATGAGTCTGCTGTGTCCCAAACCTCAGCTTTGCTTCACCAGGGATGCGATTTCAGTAAGTATTGA
- the LOC135625396 gene encoding putative leucine-rich repeat receptor-like protein kinase At2g19210 isoform X7 codes for MIRAAFMYGNYDGKNRIPRFNIYIGANLWDTFKFETASAVYGAETMIVASADFISVCLVGIGDGAPFISSLALRFLGGLYSVLNTSNFLFNPVRYDLGSVTNRSIRYPFDHYDRMWTPDNRLPSKSSLLSRNTSSNISSSQDDGFRVPIRVMRTFVTPSNGSNINIPWDMTPDPTIQQHIVLHLAEIQLLRSNESRIFDILNEKLWYGAFSPRYLQTDHIFTTEPINQRSNMIRISKAANSTLPPILNAIEVYQVKSFSELATDNGDVDAITDVKKTYHIEKNWIGDPCSTRNYTWEGLGCSYDSSMSRRIVNLSLADYGLSGKIAASFAKLGALIYLNLANNSLSGEIPEALGELHFLQELDLSNNQLKGPVPTLLQIRSENQSLILRIGGNSGLCYGSNSCQSQRKLSVTIIIVIVVIAAAFLLMVAACMWKIRRKQAGSLKPQKEGHSRGHLKDKNELFELKSRQFTFEDLVVITKSFQHAIGKGGFGIVYLGELQDGTQVAVKVNSQSSSQGINEFQAEGELLTRIHHKNLVSLVGYCEDGNYLALVYEYMAQGSLEDHLRGKSSTTRILNWIQRLQIAIEAAQGLEYLHSGCKPPIIHRDVKPSNILLNHKGEAKISDFGVSRIFQGDQTHVSTAVVGTMGYLDPDYFFSCKLTEKSDVYSFGVVLLELITGLPAILRNPDRGQLVHWILASGDINAVIDDRMQGEYDANSVSMAAEIAMKCTLPTSIERPTMSEVVMQLKECLALELFSGTTQIHDTSEICTNCDDSVELSSSTTTTNRRQNDDSELSSAGITTSYYQNESAVSQTSALLHQGCDFSKY; via the exons ATGATCAGAGCTGCATTCATGTATGGAAATTATGATGGCAAGAATCGGATACCACGGTTTAACATTTACATAGGGGCAAATCTTTGGGATACCTTtaagtttgaaactgcatctgcaGTTTATGGGGCAGAGACTATGATTGTTGCTTCAGCAGATTTTATATCAGTATGCCTTGTCGGCATTGGAGACGGGGCACCATTTATATCATCATTGGCTCTAAGGTTTCTGGGTGGACTTTACAGTGTTCTCAACACATCAAATTTCCTTTTCAACCCTGTACGGTATGACCTGGGGTCAGTCACTAATCGTTCAATCAG gtatccatttgatcaTTATGATCGCATGTGGACTCCTGACAACCGCTTACCTTCGAAGTCATCGCTTTTGTCGCGGAATACTTCCTCGAATATCAGTAGCTCGCAAGACGATGGCTTTCGAGTTCCAATAAGAGTCATGAGAACTTTTGTCACACCATCTAATGGCTCCAACATAAATATCCCTTGGGATATGACTCCTGACCCTACAATACAACAACACATTGTTCTGCACTTGGCAGAGATCCAGTTGCTTAGGAGCAACGAATCGCGGATATTTgacatcttgaatgaaaaattgtGGTATGGAGCTTTCAGCCCTCGATACTTGCAGACAGATCATATATTCACCACAGAGCCTATAAATCAAAGATCCAACATGATTAGAATATCAAAGGCAGCCAATTCCACCCTTCCGCCAATTTTGAATGCGATAGAAGTCTACCAAGTGAAGAGCTTCTCAGAGTTGGCTACAGATAATGGAGATG TTGATGCAATCACGGATGTGAAGAAAACATACCACATAGAGAAAAATTGGATAGGGGATCCGTGTAGTACAAGAAATTACACTTGGGAAGGACTGGGTTGCAGTTACGATAGCTCCATGTCACGAAGAATTGTAAATCT TAGCTTGGCTGATTATGGATTGTCTGGAAAAATTGCTGCTTCTTTTGCGAAGCTTGGAGCTTTGATATACTT GAACTTAGCAAATAATAGTCTGTCAGGAGAAATACCTGAAGCACTTGGAGAATTACATTTTCTACAAGAACT AGACTTGTCGAACAACCAACTGAAAGGGCCGGTTCCTACTCTTCTTCAAATAAGATCAGAAAACCAGTCTCTTATATTAAG AATTGGGGGCAATTCTGGTCTTTGTTATGGAAGCAATTCATGTCAGAGTCAACGGAAGTTATCAGTCACCATCATCATTGTTATAGTGGTAATTGCAGCAGCATTCCTGCTGATGGTGGCAGCATGTATGTGGAAAATTAGGCGGAAGCAAGCAG GTTCTTTGAAGCCACAGAAGGAAGGTCACTCCAGAGGACATCTAAAAGATAAAAATGAGCTATTTGAATTAAAAAGTAGACAATTCACATTTGAAGATCTTGTGGTTATTACCAAAAGCTTTCAGCATGCCATTGGTAAAGGAGGATTTGGGATAGTTTACCTTGGTGAATTACAAGATGGAACTCAAGTTGCTGTCAAGGTGAATTCTCAATCATCATCGCAGGGGATAAACGAGTTTCAAGCTGAG GGAGAACTCTTGACAAGGATACATCATAAGAATCTTGTGTCTTTGGTTGGATATTGTGAAGATGGCAACTATCTAGCGCTTGTCTACGAGTATATGGCCCAAGGAAGTCTTGAGGATCATCTTCGAG GTAAAAGTAGTACCACCAGAATCTTAAACTGGATTCAGAGACTCCAAATTGCAATTGAGGCTGCCCAAG GCCTGGAATATCTTCATAGTGGATGCAAGCCGCCTATAATCCACAGGGATGTGAAGCCTTCCAACATCCTTCTCAACCACAAAGGAGAGGCCAAAATATCCGACTTTGGGGTGTCCAGGATTTTCCAAGGTGACCAAACTCATGTATCAACTGCTGTGGTTGGCACCATGGGATATCTTGATCCAGA TTACTTTTTCAGTTGCAAGCTGACCGAGAAAAGTGATGTATATAGTTTTGGGGTGGTTCTCTTGGAGTTGATCACAGGTCTTCCTGCTATATTGAGAAATCCAGATAGGGGGCAACTCGTTCACTGGATACTTGCATCGGGAGACATCAACGCTGTGATAGATGACAGAATGCAAGGTGAATATGATGCTAACTCAGTTTCAATGGCTGCAGAAATAGCAATGAAGTGTACGCTGCCTACCTCCATTGAGAGGCCAACCATGAGTGAAGTGGTGATGCAGTTGAAGGAATGCCTGGCACTGGAGCTTTTTTCTGGCACCACCCAGATCCATGACACATCCGAAATTTGCACAAACTGTGATGATTCGGTCGAGTTATCTTCCTCAACGACGACTACGAACCGTCGTCAAAATGATGACTCAGAATTGTCTTCTGCAGGAATCACCACCAGCTATTATCAAAATGAGTCTGCTGTGTCCCAAACCTCAGCTTTGCTTCACCAGGGATGCGATTTCAGTAAGTATTGA